A part of Nocardioides sp. WS12 genomic DNA contains:
- a CDS encoding helix-turn-helix transcriptional regulator, which yields MSAPDPLIAALIEERRRQGISQRELGRRAGLSSGGLCEVERGDHSPTLRNLRLLAAALGFDVNLTTAAPTTESKEDDHA from the coding sequence GTGAGCGCGCCTGACCCGTTGATTGCCGCCTTGATCGAGGAGCGCCGACGACAGGGCATCTCTCAGCGCGAACTCGGCCGTCGCGCCGGCCTCTCGAGCGGTGGCCTGTGCGAGGTGGAGCGCGGCGACCACAGCCCGACGCTTCGGAACCTCCGCTTGCTCGCAGCCGCTCTCGGCTTCGACGTCAACCTCACCACCGCTGCTCCCACCACCGAGTCCAAGGAGGACGACCATGCCTGA